In Anseongella ginsenosidimutans, one genomic interval encodes:
- a CDS encoding MBL fold metallo-hydrolase, whose amino-acid sequence MKAFPLYEGTYSVDQSKKFIPFDPALHSHSDRPGSLFINVQPFLVDTGKDLLLLDAGLGFTNPQGELILHRNIRDLGYQPGDVNKVLMSHLHFDHSGEWCRTATAGTNPAFRRLNIMCSGKNLNMPC is encoded by the coding sequence TTGAAAGCATTTCCACTGTATGAAGGCACCTATTCGGTTGACCAGAGTAAAAAATTCATTCCCTTTGATCCGGCCCTCCATTCGCATAGTGACCGGCCCGGCTCCCTGTTTATAAATGTGCAGCCATTCCTTGTTGATACAGGAAAAGATCTGCTGCTGCTGGATGCCGGACTCGGTTTTACCAATCCGCAAGGCGAGCTGATCCTCCACCGGAATATCCGCGACCTGGGTTACCAGCCGGGTGATGTAAATAAGGTGCTGATGAGCCATTTGCATTTTGATCATTCAGGGGAATGGTGCAGGACCGCTACGGCCGGTACGAACCCAGCTTTCCGCAGGCTGAATATTATGTGCAGCGGGAAGAATTTGAACATGCCCTGCTGA